The Ostrea edulis chromosome 1, xbOstEdul1.1, whole genome shotgun sequence genomic sequence ATGGAATGGATGCATAAGAACAAATTGAcaataaatttaaagaaaacacaatgtatttTAATAGGAACGTCACGGAAATTATCGAAATGTAGAacctttgtattaatgttggtggaatttttatagaaaatgtcaaatgtGCCAAACTTTTAGGTGTTTACATCGATGAATGCTTTACGTGGTCATATCACACAGATGTcttatgtataaaaaaaaaaacttagtcaGAAACTAGGTGTTTTAAGGAAATTGGGTACATTTATGTTAAAGGAGGCACTACTCAATATTTACAATACTATTATTTTTCCTCAtttaattattgttgtacaGTATGACAGGATACAAAGaacaagacaaatattgatagactttttaaattacaaaaaagGGCAGCAAGGATCATTTTACATATCAAAGTACCTCAATCTTGTATGCCATCAAATTTGAGATGGATGCGTTTGATTGACTAtttcatttatcgaaaaatcattcttatgtttaaagttttacatcatatgactccagagtatttgaatttttttaaatttgtgaatgaggtaaacacaagaaatacaagacagagctctactaattttatttatgttacaagagccaaaacaatatttttgaagatcttttatcatttcagcagcaattttatggaactcattaccagattttataagaaaatccACAACTACCACCTCTTTTAAATCCGcctatctaaaacattattttgatcctcaatgatactcgtgtgtttattgtctcttttcatttagttcttatctgtatgtatttaaattgtgatatttccatgttttgtgatatatgttcttgatatgtatatatgttatagacaggaccacaatgtaaactagtttatataaCTAATTGTGAAATCcggtataaataaaggatattattattatagagggaaaaaatcattaaaaatcagtttacagaattgatgccgaataacgttGTCGGAAACGTTCTAAGTTACCCATCTCGTCTGCCGACGTCAGAAAAACATGCTACGaggcatttttgaaaaaaaattacctgcAAACAAgcctaccctcaaatccacgagTTTTTCACATgtgagtgcacctcaggaagtagccacagctaccaacatcaaatagtccctttgtatacacttggttatttttacaaattacacaaaatttcctaatcaggggtacaaaaattaagagaaaaaaagaagaggaaatgagaaaaatcgcacaaggaaaaaatatttctttaaatatttggaactacaattgactaagttcattttgattggacaattaccggtgtgataccttaaggGCGTATGCAGTTAAACGAAATGATGGAGACTCGAGAGTGCACCCGATCAAAGACTGGGACTTCTGAGAAACTTATTCCCACGTGTGATAAAAACACAGAGAAcatattgatattttctgtGAAGACTGATAAATTCGGTCGAACTGACTGTGCCATAATGGACCACAGAGATCTCAACTGAGTCACAGAGGTCAAGGAGGCCAGTCAAAGGAGGAGACAACTCTTCCAGTTTATACAGACAATCAAGGAAGAGAAAGTACTGGAAATTGACAGAAAGATTCAAAAGACATCAATGAAgattgaagaaattgaaaatcgAAATGAttgggaaatacaaaaactcTGGAATCATTTTGATGAAATCCTAGTGAGACTTATGGGAATCAAAACACGTCACACAAAACAAAACTCCGAGAGACAATCTCATTGAAAGATGTGAACAGGTGAATTGTTTGAAAACTCAGTACGAAGGAGACAAACAAAATCTTGTTAAAACAGTAAAAATAATGGAGGAGAACAATAGCTCTATGTCTGATTATATTTTGATTGATAATCACAGAGAAATATCAAAACTGGTGGTGGTAATAAGATATGTGACTTTTCATTGAGATATACAAGGAAAAAATTTATTGATGATGAACTGGATTCCCTGATGGGACAAATGTTTGATCTTGGGGAAATTTATGCTACTGAAACAAACTCAGTTCTATACAATGATGGGCCCGTAAATAATTTGGAAGCGTTGAGTGAGAACGAATGGTATGTTAGATTCTTGAAACCGGAATACATTGAACATATCCACAAAGAAGGTAATAAgaaacagaaataaaatgttactGCAAATGACATATGTGTGACAGATACCGGTGATGCTTATTTCACTGACAGAACCATCGCCCGTCTGTCTCCGTCGGGATCTGTCTCTACAGTAGTCAGACCACGCCCATTGTCACCGATAGGAATCTGTCAGTCACTGAACGGTGGTGTTTTGGTCACTTAGAGAGTTACTGAATCAGAAACCTTTGTATTAGAATCTCACAGCAGACTTCTTGTGAGACAGATGACGTTGACCGGTGACGTCATTCGTGAGTACGAGTACCAAGAGGACGGTCAGACCAGACTGTTTACTTCAACTGCCAAAGTCAAACAGAACGGTAACTCTGACATCTGTGTTGTAAATTGGACATCTGATAAAACCGGTAACGTGGTGATTCTGTCATCCTTTGGTCTTCTGAGGTCTCTCTATGAAATCTTTATCTCTATCTCTATGTCACAGACAAAACCTGAATAAGGACTTTTATCCGTGTGACGTGGTGTGTGGATCCCGCTGTAACATCCTTGTTACTGATTTCCTCAATCAGCGGATCCATCTGCTGAGTCCGGACGGGGAGCTCAGACACTTAATCCACAAAATTTGTATTAAACTCTCACAGCAGACTTCTTGTGAGACACATAGCGTTGATTGGTGACATTATTTGTGAGTACCAGTAGCAGGAGGACGGTCAGACCAGACTGTTTACTGTACCAGTCAGAGTCAAACAGAACGTTAACTCTCACATCTGTGTTATAAATTACACATCTGATAAAACCGGTAGCGTGGTGATTCTGTCATCCTCTGGTCGTCTGAGGTATGTCTATTACGGACAGAACCTGAATAAGGATTTTTGTCCTGCTGACGTGGTGTGTGACTCCCGCTGTAACATTCTTGTTGCTGACTATTGCAATCACCTGGTTTATTTGCTGAGTCCTGTTGAAGAGTTCTTGAATTTTTTACTGACTTGGAATGAAGTACACAGTCCAACCGCGTTGTTTCTGTATGGGTGTACCCTGTGGGTGGGAGATGTGAAAGGCGCTGTAAAATTGTTTctgttcattgattgattgtatcttgcttaatgtctcgctcgagaatttttcactgatatggagacgtcaccaagaccggtgaagggcttcaaatttaggcctatgctcggcgcttatggccattgagtagtgaggtttctttagcgtgccacacctactgtgacacgggtcatccgtttttaaggtcatctccgaggacccgtgacattcacacctgatgcagAGCGTTTAGCGATGGagctgtcactacctgttttaacgacttaggtctgtcgcgaccgggattcgaaccccggccttccgcatgcggggcgaatgctctaacctctcggccaccgcggcggtataTTAACCGCGGCCGGTATACTTCTACAAGATAAAAACTTTCTTACGTCATTTTGGATTAGACACCGCACATATTTGTTGTAATCGattgaatattgaataaattattgAGTATTGTTTAAACGTCCCTCCTgagaaaatttcactcatatggaaacatagccattgccagtgaagggctgcaaaatttaggcgtatgttcggcgcttatggcaattgagcagggagggatctttatcgtgccacgcctgTTGCGACTCGGGACCTTggtgtttgcggtctcatccgaaggatcgccacattttgtcgcctcttacgacaagcaagtggatatcgaggacctattctaatccgagTCCTTTTGGGATGTGTTGCAATCCATActttaacaaaacaaatgaatattgtCCTGGGTTACTTTATTAGAGAAATAACTTTTCAAATCAAATTGGTGATCTTCCCCCTTTTCGGTAATGACTGGTTTgaactatggattactccgtgtACCTCATGAAGATATATGGATCAAGGCTCGTataaccggtcgacagaggatgcttattCCTAAACACATGATGACACCACTAGAATGTCCAGAAGTCCatgtttgtattctttatatcttcaccttttcatatagtgacttattttctttatgtcATTTGCACATATACTACTCGCTGCTTTTCACAACCAGAACTCAAACTGACTGCCTGTCCAAAAGGTTGGTTCTTGTTCTGTTTTACTACCCTTCAAGAATGTTGTACTCATAACGATCTTTATCAAAACGGCccttaattttattttcaaaaggaTTCACATTCTTTTGGTATTTATTTTTCGCAATCTGGAAGACAAATCTGTTATCTTATCTATAACCTTGCAATGTGGCAATAATGTTTTCAAAACGTTGTCAGGGGtgatttcatttaaacaaaatggCAGAGAGCGTACCCGAACAAAGACTGGGGACTCCTCAGAAACACCTCCCGACGTGTGACAAACATAGTGAActtattgatattttctgtgAGGACTGTGATGAATTCATTTGTACTGACTGTGCCAAAACGGACCACAAAGATCACAACTGGGTCACAATAGTCAAGGCGGCCAGTCAAAGGAGGAGACAACTCTTCCGGTTTATACAGAATATCAAGGAAGAAAAAGTACCAGAAATGGACAGAAAAATAGAACATACATCGATCATGATGAGCGAAATTGAAAAGCAAGGCGAAAGCGAAATGCAAAAGATACGGAAGCACTTTGAGGAAATCATAGCGAGacttaaagaaaaaaagacaGGTCATCAAAAAACTCTTGAAGACAATCTCATTGAAAGATATGAGCAGGTGAATTGTTCGAAAACAAAGTACGAAGGACAGAAAAAAAAGCTTGTTGAGATGGTGAAATTGATGGAGGAGAATAATAGCACCATGTCTGATTACAAATTGATTAATCATCACAGAGAAATGTCACAACATGTGTCTGCTATGGATGTTGACACAAAGATCTGTGATTTTTCATTGAGATACATATTTCGAAAACCCAATGATGACGAATTGGATTTTCTGATGGGACAAATGTTTGATTTAAAGAACATTAGAGCTACTGAAACAAACTCATTTCAATACAGTGATTCACGTACTACCATACTGAATGCCTTTAGTGAGAATGATacttatatcaaatattttaagtCGGATTGCATTGAACATATCAACAAACAAGGTGATAAGAAACATAAATACAATGTTACTGCGAGTGACATCTGTGTGACAGATACCGGTGATGCTTATTTCACTGACTATAAGGACAATACCATCGGCCGTCTGTCTCCGTCCGGATCTGTCTCTACAGTAGTCAGTACACTTCCACTGTCACCGATAGCAATCTGTCAGTCAATCAACGGTGGTCTTCTGGTCACTTTGAAAGACAGTAAAACAAActcatttgaattaaaatctGACAGCAAACGTCTGTTGCGTCACATAACGATGACTGGTGACGACATTCGTGAGTATGAGTTCCAGGAGGACGGGAAGACCAGACTGTTTACTGTACCTATCAAAGTCAAACAGAACGGTAACTCTGACATCTGTGTTGCTAATTACACATCTGATGTTACGGGTAACGTGGTGATTCTGTCATCCTCTGGTTGTCTGAGATCTGTCTATCACGGACAGAACCTGAATAAGGACTTTTGTCCGTGTGACGTGGTGTGTGACTCTCGATGTAACATCCTTGTTACTGACCTCAACAATCATCGGATCCATCTGCTGAGTCCTGGCGGAGAGTTCCTGAAATTTTTACTGACTGAGAATGAAGTAGATAATCCATTCAAATTATCTCTGTTTGGATCTACCCTGTGGGTGGGGAATTTTAAAGGCACTGTAAAACTGTTTCAGTTTCAATATTGATCGGTAGAGTACAAGCTTTCTGACGTAACTTTGGATTAAATAGTGGAAATATGTGTTGTGATCCACACTTTAACATAACCTAAATAACGTCTTGAGTCAATTGATCGGATAAGTTATAACTTGGATTTATTATTCGTACTTTACCTACCTTTCAGTAACGACTGGATATTAAGAAACTCCCATACTAGCAACAGTCACTGAAATTGTgtgatatacattacgtattggCTTTGTAAAATAGCATCacaatataaatgttttgagACTTTGAATTGAATGTGATGTTTTCCTGTCATCTCtcaaataagttttaaaatagtTATTTCAACTGGTTTATCCTGTCATATGTTTGAATCAACTTACGAAACATTCTCTTTACATACGAATTACATATGTACGAGTTACTTATATAATAGAGTATGGAACTTTTTTTGTTGGTATTTTGAGGTATCAGGGGACAGTTTAGCACTATAGgtccggtcaactttttcaaaaaatggaaataccccatatttgaagtgatattacatgtgtaaaaatgtatacaataattttagggtgcatgtcaaatgtagcaggagtgcttagtaaaaatgtagTAAAAACGCAAGCCGTTTGACTTCCCACTCAAACTcgtagaacactgcattgacaaacgtgtaggtgacctagactaattaaaaatgttgatatacaacatgtaggtgtcaccatgattcctagcatatagataggtgcaaatacgaaactaagacacgtggtcagttgctgaagaaattccggtgaaaacatgcagggtctagcaaaagatCTGTAGCTGTGaaggaaggtggatggcccctaatctcagcgagattcgtcgaggctggatatttggactgacgcctcttccgaatctcagaccagtgtcacataaagtgattcgggaaatcttgcctgaacttcggccgcttgttgcgattaaaatgggttaaattgaatttcttgtccgcttcaacttttcgccttagacatcctattaactccccatcacaatgaaacatgcatttcttacctttacaaggtgtaaatcccacagaatttcaagttggctattttcgaagccattgcaaacggccaccatttcatattttaccttctcaacactgaagagttccgatagtttaggacgccttcaaatagattgattaaatgttacacagttttctttttattgcttttaatttttatgcttaaatgctttgtacaaagtaattgtcaaccagtaagttctgtattttcaatcatagtacaaattgtcatgaagtagtatatcggaactcttcTGTTAAAGTTAAAGATGCTAAAAAACATGATGCTAGTTATAGAATAGAGCAGTTGAGTTCAGCTTATAGAGTACTGTGTCACAGTGAATTTATACATCCCAAATCTAAATAGAAACAAAAGCTAGTTTCCTTGAACATACTCCAAGACCAAATACAGATGCAATGAATTTACCATCATCTTCAGCCAAAACTCCCTCTTCGTCAACGACCCGTTCTTCGAGAAAGTCATTTTCTCCTGTTGATTGGGAGTTATGTGCGATTTGTCAAAAGCAGAATCGACAAAAGCTTTTCAGCATTACAACCTTTTCTGTCAGTGGCATGGTCTTACAGAATGAAAAATATGACAACATAAGGTGTATTAGATTAGGAAAGGTAGGCGATTTGATTGTTGCACAGGGTAAATACCATTTAAAGTGTATGAATGCATTTGCACAAAACtctactctgttccattgagaatTTTATATACGTTATTTCGAAAAGCTACacctagtctatacttggatttttcaacacctgaatatagactaaactctatgattatggatagGTTGTGCGAATAATAACACGTCGGATGTTAAGTTTAATggcaatgaaaatattgaatgaatttgTGATTCGTGTATCAACGATATAGCTGAAAACTTCTACAACATCgaaaaaatagaagaaaatgatattaatCACCCTAAAGGTACAAAAATTTTCTCATGTGAATCTATGTGGTTTAATGAATAAACTGGACCAAATCAGAATTTTACTGAAAGATGGGATTTACGATATTCCTGCAATCTCTGAAAGTAAACTAGATTAAAATAT encodes the following:
- the LOC125669355 gene encoding tripartite motif-containing protein 72-like, with the protein product MAESVPEQRLGTPQKHLPTCDKHSELIDIFCEDCDEFICTDCAKTDHKDHNWVTIVKAASQRRRQLFRFIQNIKEEKVPEMDRKIEHTSIMMSEIEKQGESEMQKIRKHFEEIIARLKEKKTGHQKTLEDNLIERYEQVNCSKTKYEGQKKKLVEMVKLMEENNSTMSDYKLINHHREMSQHVSAMDVDTKICDFSLRYIFRKPNDDELDFLMGQMFDLKNIRATETNSFQYSDSRTTILNAFSENDTYIKYFKSDCIEHINKQGDKKHKYNVTASDICVTDTGDAYFTDYKDNTIGRLSPSGSVSTVVSTLPLSPIAICQSINGGLLVTLKDSKTNSFELKSDSKRLLRHITMTGDDIREYEFQEDGKTRLFTVPIKVKQNGNSDICVANYTSDVTGNVVILSSSGCLRSVYHGQNLNKDFCPCDVVCDSRCNILVTDLNNHRIHLLSPGGEFLKFLLTENEVDNPFKLSLFGSTLWVGNFKGTVKLFQFQY